From the genome of Geoglobus ahangari, one region includes:
- a CDS encoding UPF0146 family protein has product MEGLTDYIARNYSGKVVEVGVGWNFSTSDELEARSLEVVRTDVRRTREDVLVDDICNPRLEVYSGASLIYSIRPPYEVQICILRVAEAVGCDAIILPLKGEIVEGGRLVSWKGSSFYIFTPRSRKAPRER; this is encoded by the coding sequence GTGGAGGGGCTCACGGACTACATAGCCAGAAACTACTCGGGAAAGGTCGTAGAGGTGGGAGTTGGCTGGAACTTCTCGACTTCTGACGAGCTCGAGGCGAGGAGTCTGGAGGTCGTGAGAACTGATGTCAGGAGAACGAGAGAGGATGTTCTTGTGGACGACATATGCAACCCGAGGCTTGAGGTGTACAGCGGCGCTTCGCTCATATACTCCATCCGCCCCCCTTACGAGGTTCAGATCTGCATCCTGAGGGTTGCAGAGGCTGTTGGGTGCGATGCAATAATTTTGCCCCTGAAGGGTGAGATCGTGGAGGGAGGGAGGCTTGTCAGCTGGAAGGGGTCGAGCTTTTACATCTTCACTCCACGATCTCGTAAAGCTCCTCGGGAGCGTTAG
- a CDS encoding UPF0058 family protein, whose protein sequence is MHKEELVFLHLTLFHVKRFLEEAGLTNGYFKEYEDLGVQPVHIHKSKNDHKKAIFLLCRGLNELLSEKDHGDLLANPRLREVISLVEVQAH, encoded by the coding sequence ATGCACAAAGAAGAGCTGGTCTTTCTGCATTTAACCCTGTTTCACGTCAAGAGATTTCTCGAAGAAGCTGGATTGACCAACGGTTATTTCAAGGAGTATGAGGACCTTGGCGTGCAGCCTGTACACATACATAAAAGCAAGAACGACCACAAGAAGGCAATATTCCTCCTCTGCAGGGGGCTCAACGAGTTGCTTAGTGAGAAGGATCACGGAGACCTGCTTGCAAACCCCAGGCTAAGAGAAGTCATCAGCTTGGTTGAGGTCCAGGCTCATTAA
- a CDS encoding carbon-nitrogen hydrolase family protein — MRIALYQIEDRGSVGGNIEAARVAIRSVNADFICFPEFFTIPADYKRFGKTVEDAWREISLPTLSMIAEESLFFDGYVIGGSVVERGPDGYYNTCYIFRKGSVVGKYRKISPVEEELEMGIRPRREITVLKTEFGNIGVIICADCLSESVVDRVARKCDVLFLPISLTDPSHPKVEGHPVSERIAREYGVFVVKVSRVARNLGVKSVVMSPEGIVREASSCCREELFVVEI; from the coding sequence ATGCGGATCGCCCTTTACCAGATAGAGGATAGGGGAAGTGTGGGTGGCAACATAGAGGCTGCCAGAGTGGCCATAAGGAGTGTAAATGCGGACTTCATATGCTTCCCGGAGTTTTTCACGATACCTGCGGATTACAAGAGGTTCGGTAAAACCGTCGAGGACGCGTGGAGGGAGATCAGCCTGCCCACGCTGAGCATGATTGCCGAGGAGTCCCTGTTTTTCGACGGCTACGTGATAGGCGGCTCGGTCGTGGAGAGGGGGCCGGATGGGTACTACAACACCTGCTACATATTCAGGAAGGGGAGCGTTGTTGGCAAATATCGAAAAATCAGCCCTGTTGAGGAGGAGCTGGAGATGGGCATACGCCCGAGAAGGGAGATCACCGTTCTGAAAACCGAATTCGGAAATATTGGAGTCATAATATGTGCGGACTGCCTCAGCGAGAGCGTGGTTGACAGGGTCGCCAGAAAGTGCGACGTGCTGTTCCTGCCCATATCCCTCACGGATCCGTCTCACCCGAAGGTGGAGGGTCACCCGGTCTCGGAAAGGATTGCAAGAGAATACGGTGTCTTCGTCGTCAAGGTGTCCAGAGTTGCGAGGAATCTGGGCGTGAAGAGTGTGGTCATGTCACCTGAGGGGATAGTCCGGGAGGCGTCAAGCTGCTGCCGGGAAGAGCTCTTCGTCGTCGAAATCTGA
- a CDS encoding TM2 domain-containing protein: MDRAEMTQIKEFVRDMDKNQKVMYFEQKRKSVGMAVALSILIPELGQMYLGKVGKGILILLFSWLIIPWIYGIYDAYKYSKDYNALLYTIIFDSN; encoded by the coding sequence ATGGATAGAGCAGAGATGACGCAAATTAAAGAATTTGTAAGAGACATGGATAAAAATCAAAAAGTAATGTATTTTGAGCAAAAAAGAAAAAGTGTTGGGATGGCAGTAGCGCTTAGTATTTTAATTCCAGAATTAGGTCAAATGTATCTGGGAAAAGTTGGAAAAGGAATATTAATACTTCTGTTTTCATGGCTAATTATACCATGGATATATGGAATCTATGACGCATACAAATATTCTAAAGACTACAACGCACTGCTTTATACAATAATTTTTGATAGCAACTAA
- a CDS encoding tryptophan--tRNA ligase: MITPWEVSGEVDYDRLIQEFGIEPFKPLLDQIDNPMHLMKRGIIFGHRDYHRIVEAMRNGDKFAVMSGFMPSGLPHFGHKMTMDEIVWHNRMGGMAFVGIADMEAHAVRRLSWKKTREIGMEYIKAIIALGLDENSVIYFQSANERVKNLAFELAEEVNWSELKAIYGFDGETTLAKMFVTSVQAGDILLPQLAFYGGPKPTVVPVGADQDPHIRLTRDLAARVSIFAFERLDNGVRIRSRKGREYLERLKDLDFEMKFYEEHVDVFAPPDEVESRVRELEVSIGGYAFVPPSSTYHRFITGLQGGKMSSSKPESFISLLDPPEVAGEKVKRALTGGRATAEEQRRLGGQPEKCVIFELYTIHLLDDRELEEVEGDCREGRLLCGKCKKMAVERVESFLRELQERMDEVEGRLDMYNIIS; encoded by the coding sequence ATGATCACTCCCTGGGAGGTAAGCGGAGAGGTTGATTACGACAGGCTCATTCAGGAATTCGGGATTGAGCCGTTCAAACCCCTTCTCGATCAGATTGACAATCCCATGCACCTCATGAAAAGGGGCATAATCTTCGGGCATCGCGATTACCACAGGATTGTCGAGGCGATGAGGAATGGCGATAAATTCGCAGTCATGTCCGGCTTCATGCCCTCCGGCTTACCTCACTTTGGCCACAAGATGACCATGGATGAGATCGTGTGGCACAACCGCATGGGGGGCATGGCGTTCGTTGGCATAGCAGATATGGAGGCTCATGCCGTAAGGCGGTTGAGCTGGAAGAAGACGAGGGAGATTGGAATGGAGTACATCAAGGCAATAATCGCCCTCGGTCTCGACGAGAACTCTGTCATCTACTTCCAGAGCGCCAACGAGAGGGTTAAGAACCTCGCCTTCGAGCTGGCCGAGGAGGTCAACTGGAGCGAGCTGAAGGCCATCTACGGGTTTGATGGAGAAACAACTCTCGCAAAGATGTTCGTCACATCTGTTCAGGCGGGCGACATTCTCCTCCCTCAGCTGGCGTTTTATGGTGGCCCCAAGCCTACTGTTGTCCCCGTCGGAGCAGATCAGGATCCCCACATCAGGCTGACGAGGGATCTGGCGGCGAGGGTGTCCATATTCGCTTTCGAGAGGCTGGATAACGGGGTCAGGATAAGGAGCAGGAAGGGGAGGGAGTATCTGGAGAGGCTGAAAGATCTGGACTTTGAGATGAAGTTCTACGAGGAGCATGTGGACGTGTTTGCCCCTCCGGATGAGGTCGAGAGCAGGGTGAGGGAGCTGGAGGTCAGCATCGGTGGCTATGCGTTCGTTCCTCCCTCCTCCACATACCACCGCTTCATCACCGGCCTGCAGGGCGGGAAGATGAGCTCGTCAAAGCCTGAGAGCTTCATATCTCTTCTCGACCCTCCGGAAGTCGCTGGCGAGAAGGTTAAGCGCGCTCTGACTGGTGGAAGGGCAACGGCCGAGGAGCAGAGGAGGCTTGGTGGACAGCCGGAGAAGTGCGTGATCTTCGAGCTCTACACGATACACCTGCTGGACGACAGGGAGCTCGAGGAGGTTGAGGGGGACTGCAGGGAGGGCAGGCTCCTCTGCGGGAAGTGCAAGAAGATGGCAGTGGAGAGGGTAGAGAGCTTCCTCAGAGAGCTTCAGGAGAGAATGGACGAGGTGGAGGGCAGGCTGGATATGTACAATATAATCTCGTAG
- a CDS encoding radical SAM protein: MRLLILALTEDCNLRCVYCYARGGERKRYMSYSTAKRAIERHYHPGMKVQLTGGEPLLNYKVVRRVAGRYDVKFSIQTNGTLLDHEKAEELHDLGVRIGISIDGPPEVNDVLRPYPSGRGSTRDVLRAMMVLKSLGIPYGITCVVTRVNQSRLRDLVDIACAFGARSISFDLLKRVGRGRYLSPPDPSSVRDAVLYAERMGYPIRFRNVLQQTLNLRCAALEGKSVFVFPDGREMSACATLASAEIENPESCPFRSQGL; the protein is encoded by the coding sequence GTGAGGCTGCTGATTCTCGCCCTCACCGAGGACTGCAACCTCAGGTGCGTATACTGCTACGCACGCGGAGGGGAGAGGAAGAGGTACATGAGCTACTCCACCGCCAAGAGGGCCATCGAGAGGCACTACCACCCCGGCATGAAGGTTCAGTTAACCGGCGGAGAGCCGCTGCTCAACTACAAGGTGGTGAGGAGGGTTGCCGGGAGGTATGATGTGAAGTTCTCCATCCAGACGAACGGCACGCTCCTGGATCACGAGAAGGCAGAGGAGCTGCACGATCTCGGAGTGAGGATCGGGATCAGCATAGACGGCCCACCAGAAGTGAACGATGTGCTTAGGCCATACCCGAGCGGCAGAGGGTCGACGAGAGACGTGCTTAGGGCGATGATGGTGCTGAAGAGTCTGGGGATACCTTACGGCATAACGTGCGTCGTCACGAGAGTGAACCAGAGCAGACTGAGGGATCTCGTCGACATTGCCTGCGCTTTCGGGGCGAGGAGCATCAGCTTCGACCTGCTGAAGAGGGTGGGAAGGGGCAGATACCTCAGCCCGCCAGACCCGTCGAGCGTTAGAGATGCAGTACTCTACGCCGAGAGGATGGGATACCCTATCAGGTTCAGGAATGTCCTTCAGCAGACCCTCAACCTCAGGTGCGCCGCTCTCGAGGGAAAGAGTGTATTCGTTTTCCCGGACGGAAGGGAGATGTCTGCATGCGCCACCCTTGCATCAGCGGAGATCGAAAATCCGGAAAGCTGTCCGTTCAGATCGCAAGGTTTATAA
- a CDS encoding DUF4870 domain-containing protein, with protein sequence MTKTSLGLEENVEAALSYVLGFLTGIVFYLLEKDSEFVRFHAMQSIVVFFSITIIQGVLMFIPFLGWILSWLLWIFSIALWIVLIIKAYNGEKFKIPFVGELSEKYI encoded by the coding sequence ATGACGAAAACATCCCTTGGTCTTGAGGAGAATGTAGAGGCCGCTTTGAGCTACGTTCTCGGATTTCTAACCGGAATCGTGTTTTACCTGCTTGAAAAAGACAGCGAGTTCGTAAGGTTTCACGCGATGCAGTCAATAGTCGTATTTTTTTCAATTACAATAATCCAAGGAGTGCTGATGTTCATTCCATTTCTTGGTTGGATACTCTCATGGCTTTTATGGATATTCAGCATTGCGTTGTGGATAGTTCTAATAATCAAAGCATATAATGGTGAAAAATTTAAAATACCATTTGTGGGAGAGCTTTCGGAAAAATATATTTGA
- a CDS encoding DUF7839 domain-containing protein — translation MKVLLSRKDTVKLLILSELMRNPECNQRDIARKLKITPQAVSEHFKELIAEEYVRVLHKGFYEVTEKGREWLNQNLLDLHLFTEELLSKIYSSSIVVIAKGRISEGSEVEYWFEDGYIFAREKEGGNGVALTSAEDGEDVLVKPTGMFNPPGKGEIVIFRVPMIERGGSRSTDIELLKRLLKEKRRHIVVALGIEALVSCRKAGVEPIFFGAKNVCVEAAHHGSGVIAVVTETLSEDLIRTLVDEGLSFDVIEGIIQKS, via the coding sequence ATGAAAGTGCTCCTGAGCAGGAAAGATACCGTGAAGCTATTAATTCTTTCCGAGCTCATGAGGAATCCCGAGTGCAACCAGCGGGACATAGCGAGAAAGCTCAAGATAACCCCGCAGGCAGTTTCGGAGCATTTCAAGGAGCTCATAGCTGAAGAATACGTCAGGGTTCTTCACAAGGGGTTCTACGAGGTTACCGAGAAGGGCAGGGAGTGGCTGAACCAGAACCTGCTTGACCTGCACCTGTTTACCGAGGAGCTTCTTAGCAAGATCTACTCCTCATCGATAGTTGTGATAGCCAAGGGCAGAATCTCGGAGGGCAGCGAGGTGGAGTACTGGTTCGAGGACGGCTACATATTCGCGAGGGAGAAGGAGGGTGGGAACGGAGTGGCTCTGACATCTGCAGAGGATGGCGAGGACGTGCTGGTGAAGCCGACGGGCATGTTCAACCCTCCGGGCAAAGGGGAGATCGTGATATTCAGGGTGCCGATGATCGAGAGGGGTGGCAGCAGAAGCACAGACATAGAGCTTCTGAAGAGGCTCCTGAAGGAGAAGAGGAGGCACATAGTCGTGGCCCTTGGCATCGAAGCTTTAGTGTCGTGCAGAAAGGCAGGTGTCGAGCCGATATTCTTCGGAGCCAAGAACGTCTGCGTCGAGGCAGCCCATCACGGGAGCGGGGTAATAGCTGTGGTTACTGAAACCCTCTCAGAGGATCTGATCAGAACTCTCGTTGACGAGGGCCTGAGCTTCGACGTGATAGAGGGAATAATCCAAAAAAGTTAA
- the cobN gene encoding cobaltochelatase subunit CobN, with product MARIGFITNVSADVLMLEKAREPLKNIGLFIYDLKSEVDELREFCANADIVVAKLMGGKDVFPVEEFHRFLVENGVHFCPFPTLYEERSELEEYSTVSREDREIISRYLAFEGVENYRNLLLFLANRFGGEDVRFEPPKPVPWQGIYHRGKVYGREYLSRLNPERPTVGVLFYRNWWVSGDIRHVDAFVEEVERYANVIPVFTERNPNDLGSWGVERSVKEFFARDGEVVIDVLVNMTMFSITSGPLGKNRESFLRWLDVPVLQAIVGLVEVEEWEKSKQGLSPVDVIISAAMPEFDSAIIHFPIACKKRVRVGETEITVIEPIPDRVAKLARVAARYAELRRKKNDEKRVAIVLHNYPPRNDRVASAFGLDSAESVARILRRMREEGYAIDWVPENGNELIDRILSEVTNDQRHMTLRHAERMRKEVELNIPEKAREEMLRHWGEEPGNAYVLDGSYLLPVVQNGNVLIGLQPARGFGENVDSAYHSPDLPPTYQYIAFYRYISEVFRADAIIHVGKHGTLEWLPGKGFGLSENCFPDICMDVPHFYIYIVNNPGEGTQAKRRSYSCIIDHLPPTFTTSDLYEDYLRLEKLIDEYYEATRYGRGEQYRKEILRLAKELRLSKGNEDVEEIHNALLELKTSMINLGLHVFGEGLSGDELVETIVSILRIRHGDSRSILEVAAERLGYDLSLDNERCVEVYGKTRSRIVEEVMDACREFVRSAINGEGGGELEDRILDLKEKLEISEEMDWLMKALSGRYVIPGMSGAITRNPRALPTGKNFYSCNPWEIPTPQAYETGKRLAEELLDRYVREEGKFPETVAMVIWASPTMRTHGEDVAQFLYLLGVRPKYDSIGRVSGLEVIPLEELGRPRIDVVVRISGMFRDSFYNLVELMDDAVRLVSSLDEPEDMNYVRKHSGDGEVLRVFGDMPGAHGAGVSHVLENGNWESIDDLARAYVKWGGYAYGRGKYGVEAEEEFKRVLRMVEVTVKNEDSQEWDIFEGDDFNNYHGGLIATIRSLGGNPKSYVGDSSDPDNLKVRSLEEEGKRIYRAKVMNPKWIEGMKRHGYKGGEYFSKYVDHIYQWDATSDIIEDWMYEGIAERYVFDEEMREFFRKNNPYALMNIAERLMEAAERGMWNASEETRERLRRIYLEMEAELE from the coding sequence ATGGCTCGAATAGGATTCATCACGAACGTGTCTGCAGATGTGCTGATGCTCGAGAAGGCCAGAGAGCCCCTGAAAAACATAGGTCTGTTCATTTACGATCTGAAGAGCGAGGTGGACGAGCTCAGGGAGTTCTGCGCCAACGCTGACATCGTTGTGGCCAAGCTCATGGGTGGAAAGGACGTGTTTCCTGTTGAGGAGTTTCACAGGTTTCTTGTAGAGAATGGTGTGCACTTCTGCCCATTCCCCACGCTCTACGAGGAGCGCAGTGAACTGGAGGAGTACTCCACGGTCAGCAGAGAGGACAGAGAGATCATATCGAGGTACCTCGCGTTCGAGGGTGTGGAGAACTACAGAAACCTGCTGCTGTTTCTGGCGAACAGGTTCGGTGGAGAAGATGTGCGCTTTGAGCCCCCAAAACCCGTTCCGTGGCAGGGAATATATCACCGCGGGAAGGTTTATGGCAGGGAGTATCTGAGCAGGCTGAACCCGGAAAGACCAACTGTGGGCGTGCTGTTCTACAGGAACTGGTGGGTGAGCGGAGACATCAGACACGTGGATGCCTTTGTTGAGGAGGTGGAGAGGTACGCCAATGTCATACCTGTATTCACCGAGAGAAACCCCAATGACCTCGGATCGTGGGGAGTGGAGAGGAGCGTGAAGGAGTTTTTCGCGAGAGACGGCGAGGTGGTGATAGACGTCCTCGTCAACATGACGATGTTCTCGATAACCTCGGGCCCCCTCGGAAAAAACAGGGAGAGCTTCCTCAGGTGGCTGGACGTTCCCGTGCTTCAGGCGATAGTCGGCCTCGTGGAGGTCGAGGAATGGGAGAAATCGAAGCAGGGGCTGAGTCCGGTTGATGTGATAATCAGCGCCGCGATGCCCGAATTTGATTCGGCCATCATACACTTCCCCATAGCGTGCAAGAAAAGAGTCAGGGTAGGCGAGACAGAGATTACTGTCATAGAGCCAATACCCGACAGGGTCGCCAAGCTCGCGAGAGTGGCAGCGAGGTACGCCGAGCTCAGGAGGAAGAAGAACGATGAGAAGAGGGTGGCGATAGTCCTCCACAACTACCCGCCCAGAAACGACAGAGTGGCATCGGCATTCGGCCTCGATTCTGCAGAGAGCGTGGCGAGAATTCTGAGGAGGATGAGAGAAGAGGGATATGCGATCGACTGGGTTCCTGAGAATGGGAACGAGCTGATAGACAGGATTCTGTCTGAGGTAACGAACGACCAGAGGCACATGACACTCAGGCATGCGGAGAGGATGAGGAAGGAGGTCGAGCTCAACATTCCGGAGAAGGCGAGGGAGGAGATGCTGAGGCACTGGGGAGAGGAGCCCGGGAATGCGTACGTACTGGACGGCAGCTACCTCCTTCCGGTTGTGCAGAACGGCAACGTCCTGATCGGCCTGCAGCCGGCGAGAGGGTTTGGCGAGAACGTGGACAGCGCTTACCACAGCCCGGATCTGCCACCCACATACCAGTACATAGCATTCTACAGGTACATTTCCGAGGTCTTTAGAGCTGACGCGATAATTCACGTCGGAAAGCACGGAACGCTGGAGTGGCTTCCCGGAAAGGGATTCGGGCTCTCGGAGAACTGCTTTCCGGACATATGCATGGACGTTCCTCACTTCTACATATACATAGTCAACAACCCGGGAGAGGGGACGCAGGCCAAGAGGAGGAGCTATTCCTGCATCATCGACCACCTGCCTCCCACCTTCACCACCTCCGACCTGTACGAGGACTATCTCAGGCTCGAGAAGCTGATAGACGAGTACTACGAGGCCACGAGGTACGGCAGGGGAGAGCAGTACAGGAAGGAGATCCTGAGGCTTGCGAAAGAGCTCAGGCTGTCGAAGGGTAATGAGGATGTGGAGGAGATACACAACGCCCTGCTTGAGCTCAAGACGTCCATGATAAACCTTGGACTCCACGTCTTCGGAGAGGGTCTCAGCGGTGATGAACTCGTGGAAACGATAGTCTCCATACTCAGGATAAGGCATGGAGACAGCAGGTCGATTCTCGAAGTTGCTGCGGAAAGGCTCGGGTATGATTTGAGCCTCGACAACGAGCGGTGCGTGGAGGTGTACGGAAAGACGAGGTCGCGGATCGTGGAGGAGGTGATGGACGCCTGCAGAGAGTTCGTGAGGAGCGCAATAAACGGTGAGGGAGGAGGTGAGCTCGAAGACAGGATTCTCGACCTGAAGGAGAAGCTTGAGATCAGCGAGGAGATGGACTGGCTGATGAAAGCCCTTAGCGGGAGGTACGTGATACCGGGAATGAGCGGGGCCATTACGAGGAACCCCAGAGCACTGCCGACGGGCAAGAACTTCTACTCCTGCAACCCGTGGGAAATCCCGACGCCACAGGCCTACGAGACGGGGAAGAGGCTCGCTGAAGAGCTGCTCGACAGGTACGTCAGGGAGGAGGGGAAGTTTCCGGAGACCGTGGCGATGGTCATCTGGGCCTCACCGACCATGAGAACTCATGGAGAAGATGTTGCGCAGTTCCTTTATCTGCTCGGGGTGAGGCCGAAGTACGACTCAATAGGCCGCGTTTCCGGGCTCGAGGTGATCCCGCTGGAGGAGCTGGGAAGACCGAGGATAGATGTGGTGGTCAGGATCAGCGGGATGTTCAGGGACTCCTTCTACAACCTCGTGGAGCTGATGGACGATGCCGTGAGGCTCGTCTCATCTCTCGACGAACCCGAAGACATGAACTACGTCAGAAAGCACTCAGGCGACGGGGAGGTGCTCAGGGTGTTCGGAGACATGCCCGGAGCGCATGGGGCGGGAGTGAGCCACGTGCTGGAGAACGGGAACTGGGAAAGCATAGACGATTTGGCAAGAGCCTACGTAAAGTGGGGCGGCTACGCTTACGGACGTGGGAAGTACGGTGTGGAGGCTGAGGAGGAGTTCAAGAGGGTGCTGCGGATGGTAGAGGTTACGGTGAAGAACGAGGACAGTCAGGAGTGGGACATTTTCGAGGGGGATGACTTCAACAACTACCACGGCGGCCTCATAGCCACGATAAGGTCACTCGGCGGCAATCCCAAGTCCTACGTTGGTGACTCCTCAGACCCTGATAACCTGAAGGTAAGAAGCCTCGAGGAGGAGGGGAAGAGGATATACCGGGCCAAGGTGATGAACCCGAAGTGGATAGAGGGCATGAAGAGGCACGGGTACAAGGGAGGCGAGTACTTCTCCAAGTATGTCGACCACATCTACCAGTGGGACGCGACGTCCGACATTATAGAGGACTGGATGTACGAGGGAATAGCGGAAAGATACGTGTTCGACGAGGAGATGAGGGAGTTCTTCAGGAAGAACAACCCCTACGCCCTCATGAACATCGCGGAAAGGCTTATGGAGGCTGCGGAGCGCGGAATGTGGAACGCCAGCGAGGAGACGAGGGAGAGGCTGAGGAGGATATACCTCGAAATGGAGGCCGAGCTGGAGTGA
- the rimI gene encoding ribosomal protein S18-alanine N-acetyltransferase: MYSVLIRPFEPRDSSDIIRIDAESFSTQNPTYDLFVYLAYGSEIFVADIGAMVVGYVVLVYREDEAKIMSIAVKKEFRRKGIGSMLLREAIKRAKEKGTKRLLLEVRVSNVAAQELYKKFGFSVVGVLDSYYSDGESAYLMSLDLNQADDFS; this comes from the coding sequence GTGTATTCAGTGCTGATAAGGCCCTTCGAGCCACGGGACTCCTCAGACATAATACGGATAGACGCCGAGTCGTTCAGCACCCAGAACCCCACCTACGACCTCTTCGTCTACCTGGCCTACGGAAGCGAGATATTTGTGGCCGACATCGGTGCAATGGTCGTGGGCTACGTGGTGCTCGTTTACCGGGAGGACGAGGCCAAGATCATGTCCATAGCTGTCAAGAAGGAGTTCAGGAGGAAGGGAATAGGCTCGATGCTCCTCAGAGAGGCGATAAAGAGGGCAAAGGAGAAGGGGACAAAGAGACTCCTCCTCGAGGTGAGGGTCTCGAACGTTGCCGCACAGGAGCTGTACAAAAAATTTGGGTTCAGTGTGGTAGGAGTCCTTGACTCCTACTACAGCGACGGGGAGTCCGCGTATTTAATGAGCCTGGACCTCAACCAAGCTGATGACTTCTCTTAG
- the dph5 gene encoding diphthine synthase, which yields MTLTFVGLGLWDEKDITLRGIEAVRNADVVYAEFYTSRLSTSVERLERVLGKEIRVLERKHLEEESRRLVEEAKEKNIVVLVAGDPMIATTHSSIMVEAKARGVEVEIVHNASIVSAIAGVTGLHIYRFGKIATVSYPYGNVVSRTPLDVIKQNLSINAHTLLLLDLNPEPMTIGYAVELLERVDDGTLDHFAVGVARVGGDSVTICDKFYRLKHHDFGDPLHSIVFLAKTIHITEYEFLREFANAPEELYEIVE from the coding sequence ATGACGCTGACGTTTGTCGGCCTCGGCCTGTGGGATGAGAAGGACATCACACTCAGGGGGATTGAGGCTGTCAGGAATGCAGATGTCGTTTACGCCGAGTTCTACACCTCCAGACTCTCCACCAGCGTTGAGAGGCTTGAACGGGTTCTCGGGAAGGAAATCCGGGTTCTGGAGAGGAAGCACCTTGAGGAGGAGAGCAGAAGGCTGGTGGAGGAGGCCAAGGAAAAGAACATTGTGGTCCTTGTTGCCGGAGATCCAATGATCGCAACAACACACTCCAGCATAATGGTCGAGGCCAAGGCGAGGGGTGTTGAGGTTGAGATTGTCCACAACGCCAGCATCGTCTCGGCAATCGCTGGAGTTACTGGCCTCCACATCTACAGGTTCGGGAAGATAGCGACGGTCAGCTACCCCTACGGAAATGTAGTCTCGAGAACGCCCCTAGATGTCATCAAGCAGAACCTCTCAATAAACGCTCACACCCTCCTCTTGCTCGACCTGAACCCAGAGCCCATGACGATTGGCTACGCTGTGGAGCTGCTTGAGAGGGTTGATGACGGCACCCTCGACCACTTCGCCGTTGGAGTTGCGAGGGTCGGAGGAGATTCGGTCACAATCTGTGACAAATTTTACAGGCTGAAACATCACGACTTTGGTGACCCGCTTCACTCCATCGTGTTTCTGGCCAAAACCATCCACATAACCGAGTACGAGTTCCTGAGGGAGTTTGCTAACGCTCCCGAGGAGCTTTACGAGATCGTGGAGTGA